A single genomic interval of Lathyrus oleraceus cultivar Zhongwan6 chromosome 7, CAAS_Psat_ZW6_1.0, whole genome shotgun sequence harbors:
- the LOC127103673 gene encoding protein disulfide-isomerase-like — protein sequence MHNNFLALADKLRADFDIAHTLDAKYLPRGDSSVSGPVVRLFKPFDELFVDSKDFNVEALLKFVEESSIPLVTIFNNEPSDHPFVVKYFNSPNAKAMLFANFTSASTEAFKAKYREIAEQYKQQGISFLIGDVESSQGAFQYFGLKEDQVPLIIIRHTDGKKFFKPNLEPDHLAAWLKAYKDGDVAPFVKSEPIPATNNEPVKVVVGETLQEIVFNSGKNVLLEFYAPWCGHCKSLAPILDEVAVSFQSDPDVVIAKLDATANDIPSDTFEVQGYPTLYFRSASGKISQYDGGRTKEDIIEFIQKNKDTTDAAQQEVEQPKAPAQQEDQPTLCLQKNQPSLGQKLVNPTGFKTKIK from the coding sequence ATGCATAATAACTTCCTTGCATTAGCAGATAAGTTGCGTGCTGACTTTGACATTGCTCACACCTTGGATGCCAAATACCTCCCAAGGGGAGATTCATCTGTGTCCGGCCCTGTAGTTAGGTTATTTAAGCCATTTGACGAACTCTTTGTTGACTCCAAGGATTTCAATGTTGAAGCTCTATTGAAATTCGTTGAAGAATCCAGTATCCCCCTTGTGACTATCTTCAACAATGAACCAAGCGATCACCCTTTTGTTGTCAAATACTTTAACTCTCCCAATGCAAAGGCAATGTTGTTCGCCAACTTCACTTCTGCAAGTACTGAAGCTTTTAAGGCAAAATACCGTGAAATTGCCGAGCAATACAAACAACAGGGAATTAGCTTTCTTATCGGAGATGTTGAGTCCAGCCAAGGTGCCTTCCAGTATTTTGGACTTAAGGAAGACCAAGTACCTCTAATTATCATTCGGCATACTGACGGCAAGAAATTTTTCAAGCCCAATTTGGAACCAGATCACCTTGCAGCTTGGTTGAAGGCATACAAGGATGGAGATGTTGCTCCATTTGTCAAGTCTGAACCTATTCCTGCGACTAACAACGAACCTGTTAAAGTGGTGGTTGGGGAAACTCTTCAAGAAATAGTTTTCAACTCTGGGAAGAATGTTTTGCTCGAGTTTTATGCCCCTTGGTGTGGTCACTGCAAGTCATTGGCTCCAATCTTGGACGAAGTTGCTGTCTCATTTCAAAGTGATCCTGATGTCGTTATTGCAAAACTGGATGCAACTGCCAACGATATCCCAAGCGATACCTTTGAGGTTCAAGGTTATCCTACTTTGTACTTCAGGTCAGCAAGTGGAAAGATATCACAATACGACGGTGGTAGGACAAAGGAAGACATCATCGAATTCATTCAAAAGAACAAGGACACAACTGATGCTGCTCAGCAAGAAGTTGAACAGCCAAAAGCTCCTGCTCAGCAAGAAGACCAACCAACACTTTGTCTGCAAAAGAACCAACCTTCATTAGGCCAAAAGCTAGTTAATCCAACAGGGTTTAAGACCAAGATAAAGTGA